The genomic stretch TGTTTCTATTCCTTCCCATGATAACAATTCGATCAATTTTGTAATACATACTTTCCTTACATTTATTATGCTTTTCACTCCCACATTCCAAGGTCCAAACATACCATAAACTGTTTACCCTCCAAAAGAAAATAAATATCAAAATAACagaagaaaagagaagaaaaatgaatAAGTAAATAATATAGATATAGGAAGTGTAGAAGTTAGGTGTAGAAAAATGGTGTAAAAGTATTTGTcaataaaaaaaagaagaaagtGATGTGAAAGTGTGAAACATTTTCATCTTCATGGTTAGTTTTGGTTTTCTTTTCCAAGTTCCTTATATAAATAAAACAACGCCATCTTCAAAGTTCAAGCTACTCAACTCAAGAATTTACTTGGTAAAAGCTTAAATTTTGAAGCCATGGCTACAATTTCCAATCCTTCATTCCTCCTTTTCCTTTCCATCATCGCCATTGCACTCTGCTTTGCTGGTTTGTGCTTTCAATTCTACATTTCTTCTTCCAAAAGAAGctttttttttttctcttttcattttcattttactatgCCTCCTCTTTCAAGGAAAAGCAACGTTACTTTCTAATAACTTTCTTTAAGTACAAAAATGAAAGTTTGTACTTTTTTTTCCTATGTGAACTGTGAACTTTCTTTTGTGATTCGAAAAGAATGACCCATCACTCAATTTTAGATTTTGATTCAATTTTTAAACTGTTTTAGTATTTTAGAATTGATTTGGCTTAATGGGTCATTCTGAATTTATCTTTCAGATTCGCAATCCTTCATCGGAGTAAACTATGGCCAAGTCGCCGACAATCTTCCGGCGCCGGACGCGACTGCCAATCTACTTAAATCTACTTCCATCGGTAAAGTCCGTCTTTACGGCGCCGATCCAGCCATTATAAAATCACTGGCGAATTCTGGTATCGGAATAACCATCGGAGCCGCCAACGGTGACATTCCCAATCTAGCATCAAATCCAAACTCAGCGACTCAGTGGATTAACTCAAACGTGTTACCATACTACCCTGCAAGCAACATCACTCTAATCACCGTCGGAAATGAAGTCATGACCTCTGGCGATAATGGTCTCATATCACAGCTATTCCCGGCGATTCAAAATGTCCAAAATGCCCTCAACTCGGCCTCACTCGGTGGCAAGATTAAGGTTTCCACGGTTCATTCTATGGCCGTGTTGACTCAGTCGGATCCTCCATCTTCCGGGTCATTCGACCCGGCTCTTCAAAGCACACTCAAACAGTTATTGGCGTTTCAGAAAGATAACAAATCACCGTTCACTATTAACCCGTACCCGTTTTTCGCTTATCAAAGTGACCCGAGATCCGAAACACTTGCATTTTGCTTGTTCCAGCCAAATTCGGGTCGGGTTGATTCGGGTAACGGTAAACTTTACACAAACATGTTCGACGCTCAGGTCAGTTAtcaatttctttttattttatgGTAAAAAATGTTGACTTTCAGTCAACCAACAATAGTAAATCTTGGTCCTCTACTTGAATGCCACGTGTCTAAAATTCACTTTGAAAATTTGAGTTTGATCTGAAATAAAACCATACAATTCTGTTCCTTTCATTAATAATCAGCACTCTCTATCCTAAGCACacatattaaaaaaatattattaataaaataataacGGGACTAAGATTgttaatattaataataaaataatattattaaaaACATAAATGAATATATCTAAAATTTTAAAGACTTTAAAATTAAAGGACAAATTATACCTGAATATGCTAAAAAGTGTTAATTAAGAGTGTAATTGTAAAAATGTAAGTTAATTATGAAAGAGAAAGAGTTGTTTGTAATTTCAACGGGCCCAAGATAGTTTGTCTAATTCTGAAACTATTTCTGCAATGATAAGTTGAAGTGTAATTATTTAGTTAAGAATTAGGATGATTAAACTTGAACTTGTAGAGCAAGTTTATGCTTTTTTCCCAAAGATTCTACTTTTGTACTCATGAATTTCCATTCCTTTTGGTGTGCTACAGCAGAGAGGTTAAAAAGTGAGGGTCACGCATCTTGTTATTTTAGTGTGGAAACTTACAAAAATTGTTATATTGGACTATATATATGTACATTCAATAATAGGCTTATTCAGCAATTTAACGTTGCCATGTGGTCCACAACTAGGACCTAAAATATAAATTTTTAATATACCATTCTGAATTTGCAACTATTTAAGTATTCTACTATCTgcattttatttgattttaagGTTAAAATTGAcatttataaataaataattttcaaaaaaattataaataagACTTTTTCACAATGTTCCTATGTATGTCCCTTGATTTGATTTTGATGATAAGAGTATCATTGCATTGCATGTTTTTGACAGCCTGGCTAGTTGTTAAACCACGTGGTCATGATTAATTTTTGTAGGACATAGACTAAAGTTAAAATGGACTATACTGAATTTCCAAAATAATTCTTTATTATTTTGTTAATTAATAACAAGATAAAATTACAACGTCTCTCAATCCCAACGGTCTAGTTTTGCTTCATTTCCCATTTGACTTTATCTTATTTGCTTACTCTTATAAACAGTGCCCCAACATTTTAATACTCCAATTAAACAAAACTTAGGGTTTGAATTAATATTAATCAGGTTGATGCTGTACATTCAGCATTAAGTGGACTGGGATTTCAAGACACAGAGATTGTAGTTGCTGAAACAGGATGGCCCTCACGTGGTGACACCAATGAAGTAGGACCAAGTCTTGAAAACGCCAAAGCATATAATGGAAACCTAATTACACATCTTCGATCATTGGTTGGTACTCCTTTGATGCCTGGTAAATCCATTGACACGTACATTTTTGCTCTCTATGATGAAGATTTGAAACCTGGCGCCGCATCCGAACGCGCTTTTGGTCTTTACAAAACCGATCTTACCGTCGCATATGATGCCGGCTTATCCAAGTCTACGCAAAAGGTCAGTATAACCGATTTATATCCAATTTGTAACTAACTTGTAACTAATTTGTAACTAATAACTAACTTGTATCTGGTGTAACTAATTTGTAACTAACTTGTATCTGGTGTAACTAATTTGTAACTAACTTGTAATTAATAACTAACTTTTATTTAATGTAACTAACTTGTGGCTTTTATCTTTATTCAGAGTCCTCCGATGAAAACAACGCAATGGTGCGTTCCAAAAGGAGGAGTGTCTGATGTTGAATTGCAGGAAAATCTTGACTATGTATGTAGTAGAGAAGGGATAGATTGTGGGCCAATTCAACAAGGAGGTGCTTGTTATGAACCTGATACAACAGTTTCTCATGCTGCATTTGCAATGAATCTTTATTACCAAAAGTTTGGAAGAAATCCTTGGAATTGTGATTTCTCTCAAACAGCAACTCTTACATCACAAAACCCAAGTAAATTTTCTTTATAACTTTGTGCTTTTATGAATTAATGGGCCTAGTAATGAATATTATACCATTAATGAGTTATCTAACTTGAATTTCTTTTATGCTCTCTTTATAGGTTACAATGCTTGCATTTATCCAAGTGGAAGTACATGAAGATGCAGAAGCTTGAGCTGTGTCAGTTGAAAATTTATTTGTATTAGAATTAAATTAATGAATAAGACACTACCTTTATTCTCTTTGGTGTCcttttattttatattaattagTAAGATGCAGCCGTATAGATAAATTTAATACAATATAAAATATACTTAGATACATGTATTAATAATagaatttaaaataaattatttaattataaaataaataattattatataaATTCAACTCTaattaataatatataaaaaaaaatctaaaaatagagaaaaaagatatttggcatttaaaaAAAAGGGAACCATAAAATGAACTATCatataaatttaaataaaaataattattgattaaaataaaatagataagaggtgataataattaaatattttatttaacTCTTATAAAATAACATAATTAATTCAACTACAAAGATTTAAATAAACAAAAAATCTAAAAATTTGAGAAAAGatacaaaattaaaaataacaataacataAGAGAGcaaaattgttttaaaaaatgaaagACCATTATGATATGGAAAAGTTAAATGTATTGTTGAAAGTTGAACCTAATATTAAATAAATAGGTTTACTTTCCTTTTTTGTTTTCAATATTAATTTTGAGGTTTTTTATCtcttattttaaaaataaattatattggTCATATAATTCTTATGTTAgttcattttatttaattaataatgAATTTAGTAATTTTTTCAAAATTCAACCGTTATTTAGgcaaaaaaaattaaaataatatatttttaagAGTTAAAGAATTAATATGaactttttaaattttaaaaaataaaataaacctCGATACTAACATACAAAACCAAAAAGATATTAAACctaaataaaatgataaaatagGTTAAGTATGCGAGGACATTAACAACAACTAAATTAAAGGATAAAGAGGAATATAATAACTTCCTTGTCATTTTTTTGTTCACTTTATGCAGAGAAAATTGACGTTGATATTAGAGAAATATGCGGGTGAAATTTACGCTAGCTTTGTGAATTCTCTAATTTGCCCTTGACACATTACTTCAATTTACCATCTTGCCATTCTTGATCAATGAATGCTATCAATTTACTAATTTATGAAATATTCACACTAAGACATCTTTGACAAATTTTTAGAGTTAGAAACTAAGGTATTACATAAATTATCTCATCGTCTTGATGATTTTCCGTGAGACAAAGATTTGTTTCTTCCTTATCATCATTGTCATCTTAAGATATGTAGGCTTTTTTAACTTCTTTTTGTGGTTTTTTGGATCTTCTACTATTCTGGTTTTAGGGTATTTTTGTCTTTTTTTGCCCTTTGTCTCCGTATTGATGACATGTAGGAGTGAACGATGAACTTTCTTCACTTTACTTATGAAGTCATGATGTTTATTTTTCGTGCCTTATGAACTCTTTGAATTTTTTAAACATGAGTTTCACGAATTTATTATAGTGTTCATCTTCTGATTTCATATCTTCGGTGTCAGTAGCTTTAAGTGAAATTATTTTCCACTTCTTCTTGTTATCCTCTTCGTCATCAACAAGACTTTTCAACTCCATCTTGTGTTCCTGCAATTTACCAAAgaaagtgtgtgtgtgtgtgtgtgtgtgtgtccatGGTTGTTAAATTCTTAGATTCACAAATCACAATGACTTTAGGTTACCAACTACGGTTTAGGCATCTAAGAATTTTTATAACCAATTCttcatttgaaaatattttttcCAAAGTTCTCATATGATTTACGATATGGGTAAATCGATTTTGCATCTAATTAACGCTCTCTTTAGGTTTTATTTTGAAGAGTTCATACTCATGGGTGAATGTGCCCAAACTTGACCTCTTCACCTCAGTAGTACCTTCATGGATGATTTACAGGATGTTTCACATTTCTTTTGCAGTCTCACAGTGAGAAACTCGCAAAAACTCATAAAGATCGAGAGCGGTAGTGACGACAACTCTCACTTTCAAATTGCGCTGCACATTTTCTTTATCATCTTTAGTCTAATCCTTTTCAGATTTGTTTTCTACAACACTATTAATATTGCATGTAGGAAAAAATGGACATTCCTTCACAACTTTCAAATATCACGATCCATCCCTTCTATGAAAAACTTCATTTTCTCTTTCCACAAACTATACCCTTCTCCATGGAAGAATGGGGGTTTCTTTAGTGAATAGCTTAAAGTCATTTTTTCTCTTGAGACGGTTAGTCCTTAATAGGATTTCGAATATGATGCCACTTGTTGGACAAGTGTCATCAAGCACAAGAGAGGGTGAATTGTGGTATTTATATTTCGGGAATAACTTTATACTTTTCTCAATTAAGATCTTATTAGTAATTTTGATTGAGGGAATTGCAGcggaaataaaataataaaagtaaatTGAAGAAATAAAAAAGATAGTGTTAGAGAGTTTGCACCATAGATTTATACAAAATTGGCCTAATGTTGGCCTAGTATTGTCTCCAAGAGGTATTCTTGAGAGTTTGACTATAAACTTTGAGATTTTGAAGGTTATACCAATGAATCTTAATACAATATGATCTTGAGTTTTTATTGGCTTATCCCCAACCAATGACAACTTTTACCCTAAGCTAAGCTAACAAACCGTTTAGAGTTTTATGACTTATCTTAATAACCAAAATAAAGTTTTTTCCGCCAAAGCTTAAGAAACCAACCACTGAGGTTTTATGACAGTTTTATCTCACGAACCAAACTCGATCTCATAAGAGTATCACACTCTTAAGAATTTAAAAGACCAGCACAACCACTTACAAAAATTTATTTCTCATAAGCAAAGATTCACTTACAAGCACTAAGAAGATATCAAGTGAAAGAAATATTTTCTAGCGAGAGAGAAAGAAATTAGAGAGATAAACTCCAAAGAAAATGCTAAATGTTGGAAAGTGGTGTAAAAATAATAGAAGGTGAGCCTCCTTTATATATGAGTTAGAGGATCCAAAAAAGAAATGATCCATGGGCTGAATAAATGAGTCAATCAATTGGCACAAAGCTCCAATTGATTGACCAACTCATTTTTAATCGATTGACAACCCCCAATAGGAAAGTTTGGACATGGAGTCATTGCAAGTCATTAATGTGTTGCCCTTATCCTTTAGGTAACCGATTAACACTCTTTTAGTCGATTGGATTAATGCTCTAATTAATTGGATGGCTCAAAAAAGTTTCGGCAATCGATTGATTAGTTTAAAAATATTTTGGAAAAAGGTTTTGCCAACTTTTTAATCACTTGGCTTGGCTTACAAAATAATTTTCACAATAAAACATTTGAAAGTATATTTTAAGTCAGGGACCGACACATGGCATAGTGATAcaacaattaaaataaaacaagGATAACACATTAGAAGAGAGAAAGTCAGTTTTGTTTCACATTCCTACTTCTCTCTCTCTTGTCACCTGTGTTGCATAGGTACGGGTACGTATCGGGTACTGGTACAGAATACAgctatttaaaaaaaaactaagGTACGAGTACGTTAGTATAATTTTTTAAATACAATTATAAAAATAACAAAGGAGTTATATTATTTAAATAACAAcaaaacattaaaattataaaataatttgCTTAAAAAAAGTTAATATCGCGCAATAACATAAATAAATCACATTTAAAAAGTATCTATAAATCAATATCTTCCTCTCCAATATCATTAAAAAGAGCGGCTTCTAGTTCAGGTTCATCGAGAGAAAGACTAACAA from Lathyrus oleraceus cultivar Zhongwan6 chromosome 7, CAAS_Psat_ZW6_1.0, whole genome shotgun sequence encodes the following:
- the LOC127101333 gene encoding glucan endo-1,3-beta-D-glucosidase, producing MATISNPSFLLFLSIIAIALCFADSQSFIGVNYGQVADNLPAPDATANLLKSTSIGKVRLYGADPAIIKSLANSGIGITIGAANGDIPNLASNPNSATQWINSNVLPYYPASNITLITVGNEVMTSGDNGLISQLFPAIQNVQNALNSASLGGKIKVSTVHSMAVLTQSDPPSSGSFDPALQSTLKQLLAFQKDNKSPFTINPYPFFAYQSDPRSETLAFCLFQPNSGRVDSGNGKLYTNMFDAQVDAVHSALSGLGFQDTEIVVAETGWPSRGDTNEVGPSLENAKAYNGNLITHLRSLVGTPLMPGKSIDTYIFALYDEDLKPGAASERAFGLYKTDLTVAYDAGLSKSTQKSPPMKTTQWCVPKGGVSDVELQENLDYVCSREGIDCGPIQQGGACYEPDTTVSHAAFAMNLYYQKFGRNPWNCDFSQTATLTSQNPSYNACIYPSGST